The Rhizobiaceae bacterium genome contains the following window.
TCACGAACTCCGGTCTCTCGGATTACGAAGGATTTTATCGCGGGACTGCTGTTCATCCTGATCGGTGTTGGGGCCACGCTCATAGCCTCGCGCTATCAGATCGGAACGATGGCGCGAACCGGACCGGGATATTTTCCAGTATCGCTGGGCATATTGTTGACCGCTTTCGGAGCAGTTCTCGCAATCCGCGCCTATCTCGATCCGCCTTCTTCCGAACCTCTTCCCGATTTCGCACTAAGACCGCTCCTGATGGTCTTGCTCGGCGTGGTTACGTTTGGCCTTCTGATCCGATCGTGGGGTCTGGTTGCCGCAATTGTCGGACTGATCGTGGTCAGCCGGTTTGCAAAACGTGAAGGGTCGGTGTTCGAAACTCTGCTCATGATTGTGGTTCTTACAATCATCCCGCTGGCCATTTTTGTCTATGGCCTTGGTATTCCCTTCAAGGTCTGGCCTTTCTGATGGAAGTTCTCAACAATCTTGCTCTGG
Protein-coding sequences here:
- a CDS encoding tripartite tricarboxylate transporter TctB family protein — protein: MSSSKTSSVQSQTYIDGPSTSRIQEGSNRNADASRTPVSRITKDFIAGLLFILIGVGATLIASRYQIGTMARTGPGYFPVSLGILLTAFGAVLAIRAYLDPPSSEPLPDFALRPLLMVLLGVVTFGLLIRSWGLVAAIVGLIVVSRFAKREGSVFETLLMIVVLTIIPLAIFVYGLGIPFKVWPF